In a genomic window of Melopsittacus undulatus isolate bMelUnd1 chromosome 1, bMelUnd1.mat.Z, whole genome shotgun sequence:
- the LOC101877090 gene encoding feather keratin 1-like yields the protein MACYDLCRPCGPTPLANSCNEPCVRQCEDSRVVIQPSTVLVTLPGPILSSFPQSTAVGSSSSAAVGNALGAQGVPVSSGGFGYGLGNSFGGLGCYGRGRGCNIC from the coding sequence atggcCTGCTACGACCTCTGCCGCCCCTGCGGACCCACcccgctggccaacagctgcaacgagccctgtgtcaggcagtgtgaGGACTCCCGTGTCGTCATCCAGCCTTCCACCGTGCTGGTCACCCTGCCaggacccatcctcagctccttcccccagagcaCCGCCGTCGGATCCTCCTCATCCGCTGCCGTGGGCAACGccctgggtgcccagggagtgCCCGTCTCCTCTGGGGGCTTCGGCTACGGCCTTGGCAACAGCTTCGGAGGCCTGGGCTGCTACGGCAGAGGAAGAGGCTGCAACATCTGCTAA
- the LOC117436301 gene encoding feather keratin 1-like produces the protein MACYDLCRPCGPTPLANSCNEPCVRQCQDSRVVIQPSTVLVTLPGPILSSFPQSTAVGSSSSAAVGNVLGAQGVPVSSGGFGYGLGNGFGGLGCYGGGRGCNIC, from the coding sequence atggcCTGCTACGACCTCTGCCGCCCCTGCGGACCCACcccgctggccaacagctgcaacgaGCCCTGTGTCAGACAGTGCCAGGACTCCCGCGTCGTCATCCAGCCTTCCACCGTGCTGGTCACCCTGCCaggacccatcctcagctccttcccccagagcaCCGCCGTCGGATCCTCCTCATCCGCTGCCGTGGGCAACGtcctgggtgcccagggagtgCCCGTCTCCTCTGGGGGCTTCGGCTACGGCCTTGGCAACGGCTTCGGAGGCCTGGGCTGCTACGGTGGTGGGAGAGGCTGCAACATCTGCTAA
- the LOC117436175 gene encoding feather keratin 1-like, whose product MACYDLCRPCGPTPLANSCNEPCVRQCEDSRVVIQPSTVLVTLPGPILSSFPQSTAVGSSSSAAVGNVLGAQGVPVSSGGFGYGLGYGFGGLGCYGGGRGCNTC is encoded by the coding sequence atggcCTGCTACGACCTCTGCCGCCCCTGCGGACCCACcccgctggccaacagctgcaacgagccctgtgtcaggcagtgtgaGGACTCCCGCGTCGTCATCCAGCCTTCCACCGTGCTGGTCACCCTGCCaggacccatcctcagctccttcccccagagcaCCGCCGTCGGATCCTCCTCATCCGCTGCCGTGGGCAACGTTctgggtgcccagggagtgCCCGTCTCCTCTGGGGGCTTTGGCTACGGCCTTGGCTACGGCTTCGGAGGCCTGGGCTGCTACGGAGGTGGAAGAGGCTGCAACACCTGCTAA
- the LOC101869356 gene encoding feather keratin 1-like yields MACYDLCRPCGPTPLANSCNEPCVRQCEDSRVVIQPSTVLVTLPGPILSSFPQSTAVGSSSSAAVGNVLGAQGVPVSSGGFGFGGLGCYGGGRRCNIC; encoded by the coding sequence atggcCTGCTACGACCTCTGCCGCCCCTGCGGACCCACcccgctggccaacagctgcaacgagccctgtgtcaggcagtgtgaGGACTCCCGGGTCGTCATCCAGCCTTCCACCGTGCTGGTCACCCTGCCaggacccatcctcagctccttcccccagagcaCCGCCGTCGGATCCTCCTCATCCGCTGCCGTGGGCAACGtcctgggtgcccagggagtgCCCGTCTCCTCTGGGGGCTTCGGCTTTGGAGGCCTGGGCTGCTACGGTGGTGGAAGACGCTGCAACATCTGCTAA
- the LOC101875070 gene encoding feather keratin 1-like gives MACYDLCRPCGPTPLANSCNEPCVRQCEDSRVVIQPPAVLVTLPGPILSSFPQSTAVGSSSSAAVGNVLGAQGVPVSSGGFGYGLGYGFGGLGCYGGGRGGNIC, from the coding sequence atggcCTGCTACGACCTCTGCCGCCCCTGCGGACCCACcccgctggccaacagctgcaacgagccctgtgtcaggcagtgtgaGGACTCCCGCGTCGTCATCCAGCCTCCCGCCGTGCTGGTCACCCTGCCaggacccatcctcagctccttcccccagagcaCCGCCGTCGGATCCTCCTCATCCGCTGCCGTGGGCAACGtcctgggtgcccagggagtgCCCGTCTCCTCTGGGGGCTTCGGCTACGGCCTTGGCTACGGCTTCGGAGGCCTGGGCTGCTACGGCGGGGGAAGAGGCGGCAACATCTGCTAA
- the LOC117436177 gene encoding feather keratin 1-like, with translation MACYNLCRPCGPTPLANSCNEPCVRQCEDSRVVIQPSTVLVTLPGPILSSFPQSTAVGSSSSAAVGNVLGAQGVPVSSGGFGYGLGNGFGGLGCYGSGRGCNIC, from the coding sequence atggcCTGCTACAACCTCTGCCGCCCCTGCGGACCCACcccgctggccaacagctgcaacgagccctgtgtcaggcagtgtgaGGACTCCCGCGTCGTCATCCAGCCTTCCACCGTGCTGGTCACCCTGCCaggacccatcctcagctccttcccccagagcaCCGCCGTCGGATCCTCCTCATCCGCTGCCGTGGGCAACGtcctgggtgcccagggagtgCCCGTCTCCTCTGGGGGCTTCGGCTACGGCCTTGGCAACGGCTTCGGAGGCCTGGGTTGCTACGGTAGTGGAAGGGGCTGCAACATCTGCTAA
- the LOC101877359 gene encoding feather keratin 1-like, with protein sequence MACYDLCRPCGPTPLANSCNEPCVRQCEDSRVVIQPPAVLVTLPGPILSSFPQSTAVGSSSSAAVGNVLGAQGVPVSSGGFGYGLGNGFGGLGCYGRGRGCNTC encoded by the coding sequence atggcCTGCTACGACCTCTGCCGCCCCTGCGGACCCACcccgctggccaacagctgcaacgagccctgtgtcaggcagtgtgaGGACTCCCGCGTCGTCATCCAGCCTCCCGCCGTGCTGGTCACCCTGCCaggacccatcctcagctccttcccccagagcaCCGCCGTCGGATCCTCCTCATCCGCTGCCGTGGGCAACGtcctgggtgcccagggagtgCCTGTCTCCTCTGGGGGCTTCGGCTACGGCCTTGGCAACGGCTTCGGAGGCCTGGGCTGCTACGGCAGAGGAAGAGGCTGCAACACCTGCTAA